The following are encoded in a window of Nitrospira sp. genomic DNA:
- a CDS encoding type II toxin-antitoxin system VapC family toxin, which yields MKVLLDSSGWIEFFTDGPLADRYAAYLTPRYQLITPTIVLYEVYKKIKRERGEETALLFAGRLNATEVVQLTESIALLAADVSLRHGLAMADAIVYATARDQEAEVVTGDADLKDLPGVVYIR from the coding sequence GTGAAGGTCTTATTGGATTCCAGCGGGTGGATTGAATTCTTCACCGATGGTCCTCTGGCCGACCGCTATGCGGCCTATCTCACCCCTCGGTATCAGCTCATTACGCCGACCATCGTGCTGTATGAGGTCTACAAGAAGATCAAACGAGAGCGGGGCGAAGAGACGGCGTTATTGTTTGCGGGCCGGCTCAATGCCACCGAGGTCGTTCAACTGACAGAATCGATCGCCCTTCTCGCCGCTGATGTGAGTTTGCGGCACGGGTTAGCCATGGCCGACGCGATTGTCTACGCGACGGCAAGAGATCAGGAAGCTGAAGTTGTTACGGGGGATGCGGATCTCAAGGATTTACCAGGGGTCGTGTACATCAGGTAG
- a CDS encoding AbrB/MazE/SpoVT family DNA-binding domain-containing protein yields MATTTISSKFQVVIPKEVRDKLHLAPSQRLQVVEKGGVITLVPEVPLKSLKGALKGMPATDLREKKDRV; encoded by the coding sequence ATGGCGACAACGACGATCTCGTCCAAGTTCCAAGTCGTGATCCCGAAGGAAGTTCGGGACAAGCTCCATCTCGCCCCCAGCCAGCGGTTGCAGGTGGTGGAAAAGGGAGGCGTCATTACGCTGGTGCCGGAAGTGCCGCTGAAATCGCTGAAGGGTGCGCTCAAGGGCATGCCCGCGACAGATCTCCGCGAGAAGAAGGACCGGGTGTGA